A part of Micromonospora chersina genomic DNA contains:
- the mycP gene encoding type VII secretion-associated serine protease mycosin, whose product MRLHAGAFRPVAAGLLAGLMVLGVAQPAAAAPRRAEQWYLDELRIDQVHRLSTGRGVTVAVVDSGVDATHPELAGQVLPGRRSYGAAGDGRSDVDGHGTHMAGIIAAKNAGSDGVTGIAPGVRILPIKTKPGDGEISEAASAQGIRMAVDGGAKVINLSYGAMGAASADEESAIKYALDRDVVVVAAAGNTAKGEVDVTSPANVRGVIAVTGTTRGGRFWSGSAQGPEAVVAAPGDAIYNAGPDHGYGWGDGTSDATAIVSGVAALIRSKYPDLSAPNVINRIIRTARDAGPPGRDPQYGFGRLDALAALTAKVPAVSANPLLEPAAASPAPPQAAEDDDFDVTEHGDRGGPTDQQVMVIGIGIAVALLVLVGLVVFLIWNRRRYRREAARAAAVPDELLDQGARGGYGTPPVPAGYHAPPGAPGGQAPPGANPYAPPPGHVPPPPGSYPPPGGNRS is encoded by the coding sequence ATGAGGTTGCACGCGGGCGCGTTCCGACCGGTTGCGGCCGGGCTGCTGGCCGGGCTCATGGTGCTGGGGGTCGCCCAGCCGGCGGCCGCCGCGCCGCGACGGGCCGAGCAGTGGTACCTGGACGAGCTGCGCATCGACCAGGTGCACCGGCTCTCCACGGGGCGCGGGGTGACCGTCGCCGTGGTGGACAGCGGTGTCGACGCCACCCACCCGGAGCTCGCCGGCCAGGTGCTCCCCGGCCGCCGCAGCTACGGCGCCGCGGGCGACGGACGCTCCGACGTGGACGGCCACGGCACCCACATGGCCGGCATCATCGCGGCGAAGAACGCCGGTTCGGACGGGGTGACCGGCATCGCGCCGGGTGTGCGCATCCTGCCGATCAAGACGAAGCCGGGCGACGGGGAGATCAGCGAGGCGGCGTCCGCCCAGGGCATCCGGATGGCCGTCGACGGCGGCGCCAAGGTGATCAACCTGTCCTACGGCGCCATGGGCGCGGCCTCCGCCGACGAGGAGTCCGCGATCAAATACGCCCTGGACCGGGACGTGGTGGTGGTGGCCGCCGCGGGCAACACGGCCAAGGGCGAGGTCGACGTGACAAGCCCGGCCAACGTCCGCGGGGTGATCGCGGTGACCGGCACGACGCGGGGCGGGCGCTTCTGGTCGGGCTCGGCGCAGGGCCCCGAGGCCGTGGTGGCCGCACCCGGCGACGCCATCTACAACGCGGGCCCGGACCACGGCTACGGCTGGGGTGACGGCACCTCCGACGCCACGGCGATCGTCTCCGGGGTGGCGGCGCTGATCCGGTCGAAGTACCCCGACCTCTCCGCCCCCAACGTGATCAACCGGATCATCCGCACCGCCCGGGACGCCGGCCCGCCCGGCCGCGACCCGCAGTACGGCTTCGGCCGCCTCGACGCGCTGGCGGCCCTGACCGCGAAGGTGCCGGCGGTCTCGGCGAACCCGCTCCTGGAGCCGGCCGCGGCCAGCCCGGCCCCGCCGCAGGCCGCCGAGGACGACGACTTCGACGTCACCGAGCACGGCGACCGTGGCGGTCCCACGGACCAGCAGGTCATGGTCATCGGCATCGGCATCGCGGTGGCGCTGCTGGTGCTGGTGGGGCTCGTGGTCTTCCTGATCTGGAACCGGCGCCGCTACCGCCGCGAGGCGGCCCGGGCCGCCGCCGTACCGGACGAACTGCTCGACCAGGGCGCCCGGGGCGGATACGGCACCCCGCCCGTCCCGGCCGGCTACCACGCCCCGCCGGGCGCGCCGGGTGGTCAGGCCCCGCCGGGCGCCAACCCGTACGCCCCGCCGCCCGGTCACGTTCCGCCCCCACCGGGGTCCTACCCGCCACCGGGCGGGAACCGGTCCTGA